From the genome of Chania multitudinisentens RB-25, one region includes:
- the phoH gene encoding phosphate starvation-inducible protein PhoH: protein MGRQKAVIKARREAKRVIRRDARSHRQREEETVTSLVQMGGIESIGMARDSRDTSTIEARTEAQGHYLSAIENKQLIFATGEAGCGKTFISAAKAAEALIHKEVDRIIVTRPVLQADEDLGFLPGDIAEKFAPYFRPVYDILLRRLGSSFMQYCLRPEIGKVEIAPFAYMRGRTFENAVVILDEAQNVTASQMKMFLTRLGENVTVIVNGDITQCDLPRGVKSGLSDALERFEEDEMVGIIRFDKQDCVRSLLCQRTLNAYS from the coding sequence ATGGGAAGACAGAAAGCAGTGATCAAAGCACGTCGTGAAGCCAAACGCGTCATTCGTCGTGACGCACGTAGTCATCGCCAGCGTGAAGAAGAAACCGTCACATCGCTGGTACAAATGGGTGGTATTGAATCTATCGGCATGGCACGTGACAGCCGGGATACCTCTACCATTGAGGCGAGAACCGAAGCTCAAGGTCATTACTTATCAGCCATAGAGAATAAGCAGTTGATATTTGCCACCGGTGAAGCCGGTTGCGGCAAAACGTTCATCAGCGCTGCCAAAGCGGCAGAAGCCCTGATACATAAAGAGGTGGATCGGATTATTGTCACGCGTCCAGTTTTACAGGCGGATGAAGATCTCGGTTTCTTACCAGGAGATATCGCTGAGAAATTCGCCCCTTATTTCCGGCCGGTGTATGACATTCTGCTGCGCCGTTTAGGATCGTCGTTTATGCAATACTGCCTGCGCCCGGAGATCGGCAAGGTGGAAATTGCGCCTTTCGCCTATATGCGTGGGCGTACTTTTGAAAACGCGGTGGTGATCCTGGACGAAGCCCAGAACGTCACGGCAAGCCAGATGAAGATGTTCCTCACTCGTTTGGGTGAGAATGTGACGGTGATCGTCAATGGGGATATTACTCAGTGCGATTTGCCACGTGGGGTGAAATCCGGCCTGAGTGATGCGTTGGAACGCTTCGAAGAGGACGAAATGGTCGGCATTATCCGTTTTGATAAACAAGACTGCGTCCGCTCCCTGCTGTGCCAGCGCACGCTCAACGCTTACAGTTAA
- a CDS encoding CsgG/HfaB family protein: MKKPLIICSIILTSLLTGCASESSRSLEVPKVASYNTAYQGVRSSIAVGKFDNRSNYMNGIFSDGVDRLGNQSKTILITHLQQTGRFNVLDRTNMDELKTEAGIKGQQQTLKGANYVITGDVTEFGRKEVGDQQLWGILGRGKSQVAYAKVNLNVVNVQTSEVVYSSQGAGEYALSNREIIGFGGTASYDSTLNGKVLDLAVREAVNNLVAGIESGAWRPAN, translated from the coding sequence ATGAAAAAACCACTCATTATCTGTTCTATTATTCTAACCAGCCTGTTAACGGGTTGTGCTTCGGAATCATCTCGTTCGCTTGAGGTGCCCAAAGTCGCTTCCTACAATACGGCTTATCAAGGTGTTCGCAGCTCGATCGCCGTCGGTAAATTTGATAACCGCTCCAACTATATGAACGGCATTTTTTCCGACGGCGTTGACCGCCTGGGTAACCAGTCAAAAACCATCTTAATCACCCACCTACAACAAACTGGCCGTTTCAACGTATTGGATCGCACCAATATGGATGAATTAAAAACTGAAGCAGGCATCAAAGGCCAACAACAAACGCTGAAAGGTGCAAACTATGTGATCACTGGCGATGTCACCGAGTTCGGCCGTAAAGAAGTGGGCGATCAGCAACTGTGGGGCATTCTGGGGCGCGGGAAATCGCAGGTCGCTTATGCCAAAGTCAATCTCAACGTGGTTAACGTGCAAACCTCTGAAGTGGTTTACTCCAGCCAAGGCGCGGGTGAATACGCCCTGTCGAACCGTGAAATCATCGGTTTTGGCGGTACTGCGAGTTACGACTCCACCTTGAACGGTAAAGTGCTGGACTTGGCAGTGCGCGAAGCGGTTAACAATCTGGTTGCAGGTATTGAAAGCGGTGCATGGCGCCCAGCCAACTAA
- a CDS encoding DUF4810 domain-containing protein produces MMITKKISGLLLAATLLGGCVAPQKTLYSWDGYQTTVYQHYQPGSSSPEQQIAALKESIEKSRAKDKAVPPGLHAHLGMLYANTGRADQALAEFNTEKSLFPESAPFMDFLMSKDKGSFK; encoded by the coding sequence ATGATGATTACTAAAAAAATCAGCGGGTTGCTGCTGGCAGCAACCTTGCTGGGGGGTTGCGTTGCGCCCCAAAAAACTCTCTACAGTTGGGATGGTTATCAGACGACGGTATACCAGCATTATCAACCTGGATCTTCCAGCCCGGAACAGCAGATCGCTGCGCTAAAAGAGAGCATTGAAAAATCCCGCGCCAAGGATAAAGCCGTGCCGCCAGGGTTACATGCCCACCTTGGTATGCTGTATGCCAACACCGGGCGGGCCGATCAGGCACTGGCGGAATTCAATACCGAAAAATCACTGTTCCCGGAATCAGCGCCGTTTATGGATTTCCTGATGAGCAAAGATAAAGGGAGTTTTAAATGA
- the efeU gene encoding iron uptake transporter permease EfeU, which produces MFVPFLIMFREGLEAALIVSLIASYLKRTQRGQWLGAMWIGVIAAAILCLALGIFINETTGEFPQKQQELFEGLVAVVAVCILTYMVFWMRKVSKSVKVHLEGAIDHALSSSKSQGWALVAMVFFAVAREGLESVFFLLAAFQQDVGIEAPIGAILGLTCAIGVGMLIYWGGVKLHLAKFFKWTSLFILFVAAGLAAGAIRAFHEAGLWNHFQDIAFDLSNSLSTHSLLGTLLEGMFGYQEAPTVSEVAVYFFYLIPALIFFFLPQRTASAVIPVQRKTHH; this is translated from the coding sequence ATGTTTGTTCCCTTTCTTATCATGTTCCGTGAAGGGCTGGAAGCCGCACTGATCGTTAGCCTGATCGCCAGTTATTTGAAACGGACACAGCGGGGCCAATGGCTGGGTGCCATGTGGATTGGGGTGATTGCCGCCGCCATTCTGTGCTTGGCATTGGGTATTTTCATCAATGAAACCACCGGCGAATTCCCACAGAAACAGCAAGAACTGTTCGAAGGGCTGGTGGCGGTGGTCGCGGTCTGCATCCTGACCTATATGGTGTTCTGGATGCGTAAGGTGTCCAAATCGGTCAAAGTTCACCTGGAAGGGGCGATCGACCACGCACTGAGTTCCAGTAAGAGCCAAGGTTGGGCGTTGGTCGCAATGGTCTTTTTTGCCGTTGCGCGTGAAGGGTTGGAATCGGTGTTTTTCCTGTTGGCGGCGTTTCAGCAGGATGTCGGTATTGAAGCGCCGATTGGTGCGATCCTGGGGCTGACCTGCGCCATTGGGGTCGGGATGTTGATTTATTGGGGCGGTGTGAAGCTGCATCTGGCCAAATTCTTCAAGTGGACCAGCCTGTTTATTCTGTTTGTCGCCGCAGGGTTGGCGGCTGGCGCGATTCGCGCTTTCCACGAAGCTGGCCTGTGGAATCATTTTCAGGATATCGCCTTCGATCTCAGTAACAGCTTGTCAACGCATTCGCTGTTAGGGACCTTACTGGAGGGGATGTTCGGTTATCAAGAAGCGCCAACGGTCAGTGAAGTGGCAGTCTATTTCTTTTATCTAATCCCGGCGTTGATTTTCTTCTTTTTACCGCAGCGCACGGCATCTGCCGTGATCCCGGTGCAACGTAAAACTCATCATTAA
- the putA gene encoding trifunctional transcriptional regulator/proline dehydrogenase/L-glutamate gamma-semialdehyde dehydrogenase produces MGTTTMGVKLDEATRDRIKSAAQRIDRTPHWLIKQAIFNYLEHLENGSDIPEIPALNTTNPAEADDIMPQTPEESHQPFLEFAEQILPQSVARAAITAAYRRPETEAVPMLLEQARLPADLAQATHKLAYSIAEKLRNQKSAHGRAGMVQGLLQEFSLSSQEGVALMCLAEALLRIPDKPTRDALIRDKISNGNWHSHLGRSPSLFVNAATWGLLFTGKLVSTHNEANLSHSLNRIIGKSGEPLIRKGVDMAMRLMGEQFVTGETIAEALANARKLEDKGFSYSYDMLGESALTEADAQAYLVSYQQAIHAIGKASNGRGIYEGPGISIKLSALHPRYSRAQYDRVMNELYPRLLSLTLQARQYDIGLNIDAEEADRLETSLDLLEKLCFEPQLAGWNGIGFVIQAYQKRCPFAIDAVIDMASRSRRRLMIRLVKGAYWDSEIKRAQVDGLEGYPVYTRKVYTDVSYLACARKLLAVPNLIYPQFATHNAHTLSAIYHLAGNNYYPGQYEFQCLHGMGEPLYEQVVGKVADGKLNRPCRIYAPVGTHETLLAYLVRRLLENGANTSFVNRIADATLPLDELVADPVSAVEALAANEGHIGLPHPRIPLPRELYGDKRVNSSGLDLANEHRLASLSSALLTSAAQAWRAEPIIDAAQDQGVEQPVINPAEPSDIVGYVREATEGEVSRALDAATAAGPIWFATPPSERAAILDRAAELMESQLQSLLGILVREAGKTFNNAIAEVREAVDFLHYYAGQVRDDFANDSHRPLGPVVCISPWNFPLAIFTGQVAAALAAGNSVLAKPAEQTPLVAAQAVRILLEAGIPQGVLQLLPGQGETVGSLLVNDSRVRGVMFTGSTDVAGILQRNIAGRLDPQGRPTPLIAETGGMNAMIVDSSALAEQVVTDVIASAFDSAGQRCSALRILCIQEDVAEHTLQMLRGAMAECRMGNPERLSTDIGPVIDAEAKMGIERHIQAMRAKGRKVYQAANSNVEDEKEWARGTFVKPTLIELDSFDELQKEIFGPVLHVVRYQRANLGTLVEQINAAGYGLTLGIHTRIDETITRVTSSAKVGNLYVNRNMVGAVVGVQPFGGEGLSGTGPKAGGPLYLYRLLASRPMDAVQRTLSRQDSERPLEATARPTLLAPHLALEQWAIAANQRELAALAQQYAELGQGGTVRPLPGPTGERNTYTLLPRERVLCLADNDADALIQLAAVLAVGSQVLWPEAKLQRSLFQRLPATVQECISFSKDWQQDNVEFDAVIYHGDADQLRALCEQVAQRSGAIVSVQGFTHGETNILLERLLVERSLSINTAAAGGNASLMTIG; encoded by the coding sequence ATGGGCACTACCACAATGGGCGTAAAGCTTGATGAAGCCACACGCGACCGGATTAAAAGCGCAGCACAGCGTATTGACCGCACGCCACACTGGTTGATCAAGCAGGCTATTTTTAACTATCTTGAGCACCTTGAAAACGGTTCTGATATCCCCGAAATTCCGGCACTGAACACAACCAACCCGGCCGAGGCGGACGACATTATGCCGCAAACGCCTGAAGAGTCCCATCAACCATTCCTGGAATTTGCCGAACAGATCCTGCCCCAGTCCGTTGCCCGAGCGGCGATTACCGCCGCCTACCGCCGCCCGGAAACGGAAGCGGTACCGATGTTACTTGAACAGGCGCGCTTGCCTGCCGATCTGGCACAGGCAACCCATAAGCTGGCATACAGCATTGCTGAAAAACTGCGGAACCAAAAAAGTGCCCACGGTCGCGCCGGAATGGTGCAAGGGCTGTTGCAGGAATTCTCGCTGTCTTCACAGGAAGGCGTGGCCTTGATGTGCCTGGCGGAAGCTCTGCTGCGTATTCCAGACAAACCTACGCGCGATGCATTAATCCGCGACAAAATCAGCAACGGTAACTGGCACTCTCACCTTGGCCGCAGCCCGTCGCTATTTGTTAACGCGGCAACCTGGGGCCTGTTGTTTACCGGTAAACTGGTGTCTACCCACAATGAAGCCAATCTGTCGCACTCGCTGAACCGGATTATCGGAAAAAGTGGCGAGCCGCTGATCCGCAAAGGCGTCGATATGGCCATGCGCCTGATGGGCGAACAGTTTGTCACCGGTGAAACCATCGCCGAAGCGCTGGCCAATGCACGCAAGCTGGAAGATAAAGGCTTCAGTTATTCGTATGACATGCTGGGTGAATCGGCCCTGACCGAAGCCGATGCGCAGGCGTATCTGGTTTCCTACCAGCAGGCGATCCACGCCATCGGTAAAGCCTCCAATGGCCGCGGTATCTATGAAGGCCCGGGTATTTCGATCAAGCTTTCCGCTCTGCACCCGCGCTACAGCCGTGCGCAGTACGATCGCGTCATGAATGAGCTGTACCCGCGCCTGTTATCGCTGACATTACAGGCACGCCAGTATGACATCGGCCTCAATATTGACGCCGAAGAAGCCGATCGCCTGGAGACTTCGCTCGATCTGCTGGAAAAGCTGTGCTTTGAGCCGCAACTGGCTGGCTGGAACGGTATTGGCTTTGTGATCCAGGCTTATCAGAAGCGTTGCCCGTTTGCCATTGATGCCGTTATTGATATGGCCAGCCGTAGCCGCCGCCGCTTGATGATCCGCCTGGTGAAAGGTGCCTATTGGGACAGCGAAATCAAACGAGCTCAGGTAGACGGCCTGGAGGGCTATCCGGTCTATACCCGCAAGGTTTACACCGACGTTTCCTATCTGGCTTGCGCCCGCAAACTGCTGGCGGTGCCGAACCTGATTTATCCGCAGTTTGCTACCCATAACGCCCACACCTTGAGCGCCATTTATCATCTGGCCGGTAACAACTACTATCCGGGGCAATATGAATTCCAGTGTCTGCACGGCATGGGTGAACCGCTGTACGAGCAAGTGGTTGGCAAAGTGGCCGATGGCAAGCTGAATCGCCCTTGCCGTATTTACGCCCCGGTCGGCACGCATGAAACCCTATTGGCCTATTTGGTGCGCCGCCTGCTAGAAAATGGTGCAAACACCTCATTTGTTAACCGTATCGCGGATGCCACACTGCCACTGGATGAACTGGTGGCCGATCCGGTCAGTGCGGTTGAAGCGCTGGCGGCCAACGAAGGCCATATTGGCCTGCCGCACCCGCGCATTCCACTGCCACGCGAACTGTACGGAGACAAACGCGTCAACTCCAGCGGCTTGGATCTCGCCAACGAGCATCGCCTGGCTTCGCTTTCCAGCGCCTTGCTCACCAGCGCCGCGCAGGCATGGCGCGCGGAACCGATTATCGATGCTGCACAGGATCAGGGCGTTGAACAACCGGTAATCAACCCCGCGGAACCCAGCGATATCGTTGGTTATGTACGCGAAGCTACGGAAGGTGAAGTCAGCCGTGCGCTGGATGCCGCTACCGCCGCTGGGCCAATCTGGTTTGCAACTCCACCTTCCGAGCGCGCCGCCATTCTGGATCGCGCCGCCGAGTTGATGGAAAGCCAACTGCAAAGCCTGTTGGGTATTCTGGTGCGAGAAGCGGGCAAAACGTTCAACAATGCCATCGCCGAAGTACGTGAAGCGGTTGATTTCCTGCATTATTACGCGGGCCAGGTGCGTGATGATTTCGCTAACGACAGCCATCGTCCGCTTGGCCCGGTGGTATGTATCAGCCCGTGGAACTTCCCGCTGGCGATCTTCACCGGCCAGGTTGCTGCCGCACTCGCCGCAGGCAACAGCGTGCTGGCCAAACCGGCAGAACAGACGCCGCTGGTTGCCGCCCAGGCGGTACGAATCTTGCTGGAAGCCGGTATTCCCCAAGGCGTTTTACAACTGCTGCCAGGCCAAGGGGAAACCGTAGGTTCGCTCTTGGTCAATGATAGCCGCGTGCGTGGCGTAATGTTCACCGGTTCCACTGACGTAGCCGGAATTCTGCAACGCAACATCGCCGGGCGCTTGGATCCACAGGGCCGCCCCACACCGTTGATTGCCGAAACCGGCGGCATGAACGCCATGATTGTTGACTCTTCGGCTCTGGCTGAACAAGTCGTTACTGATGTTATCGCTTCCGCCTTCGACAGTGCAGGCCAACGCTGTTCTGCTCTGCGCATCTTGTGCATTCAGGAAGACGTGGCGGAACATACGCTGCAAATGCTGCGCGGAGCTATGGCCGAATGCCGCATGGGTAACCCGGAACGCCTGTCTACCGACATTGGCCCGGTTATTGATGCCGAAGCCAAAATGGGAATTGAGCGCCATATTCAAGCCATGCGCGCCAAAGGGCGCAAAGTTTATCAGGCCGCCAACAGCAACGTTGAGGATGAAAAAGAGTGGGCACGCGGTACTTTCGTCAAGCCAACCTTGATCGAACTGGACAGCTTCGATGAGCTGCAAAAAGAGATCTTTGGCCCGGTACTGCACGTGGTGCGCTATCAGCGTGCCAATCTGGGCACCCTGGTTGAGCAAATCAACGCGGCGGGTTATGGCCTGACGCTGGGTATTCATACCCGTATTGATGAAACCATCACCCGCGTGACCAGCAGCGCCAAGGTTGGCAACCTGTACGTCAACCGTAATATGGTTGGTGCCGTGGTGGGTGTACAGCCGTTCGGTGGTGAAGGTCTGTCCGGTACTGGCCCGAAAGCCGGTGGCCCGCTCTATCTGTACCGCCTGCTGGCCAGCCGCCCAATGGACGCGGTGCAACGCACCCTAAGCCGCCAAGATAGCGAACGCCCACTGGAAGCCACCGCCCGCCCTACTCTGCTAGCCCCACATCTGGCGTTAGAACAGTGGGCGATTGCCGCCAACCAACGCGAACTGGCAGCCTTAGCACAGCAATATGCTGAACTCGGCCAAGGTGGCACCGTGCGGCCCCTGCCAGGCCCGACCGGGGAACGCAACACTTATACCCTGCTGCCACGCGAGCGTGTGCTATGCCTGGCGGATAACGATGCCGATGCTTTAATCCAGTTGGCTGCCGTGCTGGCCGTTGGCAGCCAGGTGCTATGGCCGGAGGCCAAACTGCAACGCTCGTTGTTCCAACGCTTACCCGCTACCGTGCAGGAGTGCATCAGTTTCAGCAAAGACTGGCAACAGGATAACGTGGAATTTGATGCCGTTATCTACCACGGTGATGCCGATCAGTTGCGCGCTCTGTGCGAGCAGGTTGCCCAACGCAGTGGGGCCATTGTCTCAGTGCAAGGCTTTACCCATGGCGAAACCAATATCCTGCTGGAACGCCTGCTGGTCGAACGCTCATTAAGCATCAATACCGCCGCCGCCGGGGGCAACGCCAGCCTGATGACTATTGGTTAG
- the putP gene encoding sodium/proline symporter PutP codes for MTASIPMLVTFLVYIFGMVFIGLVAYRATNNFDDYILGGRSLGSVVTALSAGASDMSGWLLMGLPGAIFLSGISESWIAIGLTVGAYLNWKLVAGRLRVHTEVNNNALTLPDYFTNRFEDNSKLLRVISAIVILVFFTIYCASGIVAGARLFESTFGMSYATALWAGAAATILYTFIGGFLAVSWTDTVQASLMIFALILTPVIVIFAVGGIDSSMLVIAAKNPANIDMLKGLNLVAILSLLGWGLGYFGQPHILARFMAADSHRTIRSARRISMTWMILCLAGTIAVGFFGIAYFANNPDQAGNVAENGERVFIELAMLLFNPWIAGVLLSAILAAVMSTLSCQLLVCSSAITEDLYKAFLRKGASQQELVWVGRVMVLVVALVAIALAANPENRVLGLVSYAWAGFGAAFGPVVLISVMWSRMTRNGALAGMLVGAITVIVWKQYAWLDLYEIIPGFLFGCIAIVLVSLMGRQPSATITERFGQAEAEFKTV; via the coding sequence ATGACAGCAAGCATACCTATGTTGGTAACCTTTCTGGTGTATATCTTTGGAATGGTTTTTATCGGCTTAGTCGCCTACCGGGCAACGAATAACTTCGACGATTATATTCTGGGAGGCCGCAGCCTGGGCAGCGTAGTGACCGCACTTTCCGCCGGGGCATCCGACATGAGTGGCTGGTTATTGATGGGGTTACCAGGGGCTATCTTCCTGTCCGGGATTTCGGAAAGCTGGATTGCGATTGGTCTGACTGTCGGGGCTTATTTGAACTGGAAACTGGTGGCAGGCCGGCTGCGTGTGCATACCGAAGTCAATAATAACGCTCTGACATTGCCGGACTACTTTACCAACCGTTTCGAAGACAACAGCAAACTACTGCGGGTGATTTCCGCCATTGTTATTCTGGTGTTCTTCACCATCTATTGTGCCTCCGGCATCGTTGCTGGGGCGCGTCTGTTTGAAAGCACCTTTGGCATGAGCTACGCAACCGCGCTGTGGGCCGGGGCGGCGGCGACCATCCTTTATACTTTTATCGGCGGTTTTCTGGCGGTCAGCTGGACCGATACCGTGCAGGCCAGCCTGATGATTTTTGCGCTGATCCTTACCCCGGTCATTGTGATTTTCGCCGTTGGGGGAATCGACAGTTCCATGCTGGTGATTGCCGCTAAAAACCCGGCCAACATTGATATGTTGAAAGGGTTGAATCTGGTGGCGATCCTGTCGCTGTTGGGCTGGGGGCTGGGGTATTTTGGCCAGCCGCACATTCTGGCGCGTTTTATGGCGGCAGATTCTCACCGGACTATCCGTAGTGCGCGCCGTATCAGTATGACCTGGATGATTCTGTGTCTGGCAGGCACCATTGCCGTGGGCTTCTTTGGGATTGCGTATTTTGCCAATAACCCGGATCAGGCAGGGAATGTTGCAGAAAACGGTGAGCGTGTGTTTATCGAACTGGCGATGTTGCTGTTTAACCCTTGGATTGCCGGCGTGTTGCTGTCGGCGATTCTGGCCGCAGTCATGAGTACCTTGAGTTGCCAACTGCTGGTATGTTCAAGCGCCATTACGGAGGATTTGTACAAAGCCTTCTTGCGTAAAGGGGCCAGCCAACAAGAGCTGGTGTGGGTTGGGCGTGTCATGGTGCTGGTGGTTGCACTGGTGGCGATTGCTTTGGCCGCTAACCCGGAAAACCGCGTGCTGGGCCTGGTCAGTTACGCCTGGGCTGGTTTTGGTGCGGCGTTTGGCCCGGTGGTGCTGATCTCGGTGATGTGGTCGCGTATGACCCGCAACGGAGCGTTGGCGGGGATGCTGGTTGGGGCGATCACGGTGATCGTCTGGAAACAATATGCCTGGCTGGATCTGTATGAAATTATCCCAGGTTTCCTGTTTGGCTGCATCGCCATTGTGCTGGTCAGCCTGATGGGGCGCCAACCTTCGGCTACCATCACTGAACGTTTTGGTCAGGCAGAAGCCGAGTTTAAAACGGTGTAA
- the efeO gene encoding iron uptake system protein EfeO, with product MFTPLFRRKALHAVLLTVPACALSFNGLAADVPQVKVTVNDKQCEPMQLTVAAGKTQFVVRNASQKNLEWEILKGVMVVEERENIAPGFTQKMTANLEPGEYDMTCGLLSNPKGKLTVTAVAGAVSDGKPNALDLVGPIAEYKVYVTKEVEGLVKQTKLFTDAIKAGDVAQARKLYAPTRQHYERIEPIAELFSDLDGSIDAREDDYEQKAQDPNFTGFHRLEKALFADNTTEGMKEYADRLYNDTLELQKRISELTFPPSKVVGGAAGLIEEVAASKISGEEDRYSRTDLWDFQANVDGAQKIVNLLRPLLEKANKPLLEKIDANFKTVDAVLARYKTAEGYESYEKLTDADRNAMKGPITTLAEDLSQLRGVLGLD from the coding sequence ATGTTTACTCCGTTATTTCGCCGTAAGGCGCTGCACGCGGTTTTGTTGACTGTTCCCGCCTGCGCGTTGAGCTTCAATGGGTTGGCAGCAGATGTGCCGCAGGTCAAGGTCACCGTTAACGACAAACAGTGTGAACCGATGCAATTGACCGTAGCGGCAGGTAAAACCCAGTTTGTGGTGCGTAATGCCAGCCAAAAAAACCTTGAGTGGGAAATCCTCAAAGGGGTGATGGTGGTGGAAGAACGCGAGAATATCGCCCCAGGTTTCACCCAGAAGATGACGGCAAACCTGGAACCAGGTGAATACGATATGACCTGTGGTTTATTGAGTAACCCGAAAGGCAAGCTGACGGTCACCGCAGTAGCCGGTGCGGTGAGCGATGGTAAACCGAATGCGCTGGATCTGGTTGGCCCGATTGCGGAATATAAAGTCTACGTGACTAAAGAAGTTGAAGGGTTGGTCAAGCAAACCAAGCTGTTTACCGATGCGATTAAGGCCGGTGATGTGGCACAGGCGCGTAAACTGTATGCGCCAACCCGCCAGCATTACGAGCGCATTGAGCCGATTGCTGAACTGTTCTCCGATCTGGATGGCAGCATTGATGCCCGTGAAGATGATTACGAGCAAAAGGCGCAAGATCCGAACTTCACCGGTTTCCACCGTTTGGAGAAAGCCCTGTTTGCTGATAACACCACCGAAGGGATGAAGGAATACGCCGATCGTCTTTATAACGATACGCTGGAACTGCAAAAGCGCATCAGCGAATTAACCTTCCCACCCAGCAAAGTGGTTGGCGGCGCAGCGGGCCTGATCGAAGAAGTGGCAGCCAGTAAAATCAGCGGTGAAGAAGATCGTTACAGCCGTACCGACCTGTGGGATTTCCAGGCTAACGTGGATGGGGCGCAGAAGATCGTTAATTTGTTGCGTCCGTTGCTGGAAAAAGCCAATAAGCCACTGTTGGAAAAGATTGATGCCAACTTCAAAACGGTCGATGCCGTTTTGGCGAGATACAAAACCGCAGAAGGTTATGAGTCTTACGAGAAGCTGACCGATGCCGATCGTAATGCAATGAAAGGGCCAATCACCACGCTGGCGGAAGATTTATCGCAGCTGCGCGGTGTATTGGGCCTGGATTAA
- the efeB gene encoding iron uptake transporter deferrochelatase/peroxidase subunit — MMNDITPENGPLTQHGAPSPSRRRLLQGLGMMGGALALGGASLAPAAETATEPLAQSQDERWQKQPFYGTHQAGILTPQQAAMMLVAFDVLATNKQDLERLFRLLTTRIVFLTHGGRAPEVDPKLPPLDSGIMGPEIYPDNLTITLSVGASLFDERFGLQASKPLHLQKMTRFPNDSLDAALCHGDLLLQICANTNETVIHALRDIIKHSPDLLSVRWRREGFISAHSARSQGQETPINLLGFKDGTANPKTSDNSLMDQVVWVGDNAGEPAWAVGGSYQAARLIRFHVEFWDRTPLQEQQTIFGREKHSGAPLGMKHEHDEPDYANDPEGKMIPLDAHIRLANPRTPVTESSLMLRRGYSYSLGVSNSGQLEMGLLFICYQSDLEKGFLTVQKRLNGEALEEYIRPIGGGYFFALPGVKAPDDYFASGLLRA; from the coding sequence ATCATGAATGATATTACCCCGGAAAACGGGCCGCTGACTCAGCACGGTGCTCCATCGCCTTCGCGCAGGCGTTTGTTGCAAGGGTTGGGCATGATGGGGGGGGCGCTGGCGTTGGGCGGGGCTTCTCTTGCACCGGCGGCAGAGACTGCCACCGAGCCGCTGGCGCAGTCGCAGGATGAACGTTGGCAGAAGCAGCCATTTTATGGCACGCACCAGGCCGGAATTCTCACTCCACAACAAGCGGCAATGATGCTGGTGGCGTTCGATGTGCTGGCCACCAACAAGCAAGATCTTGAGCGCTTGTTTCGCCTATTGACCACCCGGATTGTTTTCCTTACTCATGGCGGGAGAGCGCCGGAGGTCGATCCTAAGTTGCCACCGTTGGATTCCGGCATTATGGGCCCGGAAATCTACCCGGATAATCTGACGATTACCCTGTCGGTTGGTGCCTCGTTGTTTGACGAACGTTTTGGTTTGCAAGCCAGTAAACCGTTGCATTTGCAGAAAATGACGCGCTTTCCGAATGATTCGCTAGATGCTGCTTTGTGTCATGGCGATCTGTTACTGCAAATTTGTGCTAACACCAATGAAACCGTGATCCACGCGCTGCGCGATATCATCAAACATTCGCCAGATTTGCTTAGCGTACGCTGGCGGCGTGAAGGGTTTATCTCTGCCCATTCAGCGCGCAGCCAAGGCCAGGAAACACCGATTAATCTGTTGGGTTTTAAGGACGGTACGGCTAACCCGAAAACCAGCGATAACTCGTTGATGGATCAGGTGGTGTGGGTAGGGGATAACGCAGGGGAACCCGCCTGGGCGGTAGGTGGCAGCTATCAGGCCGCGCGTCTTATCCGTTTCCATGTGGAATTTTGGGATCGTACACCGTTGCAGGAACAGCAGACTATTTTTGGCCGTGAAAAACACAGCGGTGCGCCGTTGGGCATGAAACATGAGCACGACGAACCGGATTATGCCAACGATCCCGAAGGCAAAATGATCCCGCTGGACGCTCATATTCGGTTGGCTAATCCACGCACGCCGGTAACTGAAAGCAGCCTGATGTTGCGCCGTGGCTACAGTTATTCACTGGGTGTTTCTAATTCCGGTCAATTGGAAATGGGATTGCTGTTTATCTGTTATCAATCCGACCTGGAAAAAGGTTTCCTGACGGTGCAGAAACGGTTGAATGGCGAAGCATTGGAAGAATATATCCGGCCGATTGGTGGTGGATACTTCTTTGCATTACCGGGGGTTAAAGCGCCGGATGATTATTTTGCCAGCGGTCTATTACGGGCCTGA